The genomic region TGTAGGTGGTAAAGCAGAAGAAAATGATAATGAAACTTCAACTAGACAAATGACTAAATTCAATCTGTAGGATGTTCTATGTTTCTTTTGTAATAAACAGAACAGTTACACAACAGAGTTTCTTCACATCAGTCTTCTAGGAGGGCTGTGACAGGGTGCCATGTGGGTAGAAAGAATTTAACTGGGAAATAAATAGGTCAGACATGATGCTATGACATTAAGATTTGGTGTTTTCTGTCTATGGAAACCACAcagaaggtgtgtgtgagtaatCTCCCTGTTGACAAGCTGTCATCTGCTAAAAAGGAATATAGAGCTTGGAAGTGAAGTAGCCTACCTAATTTAATCCATTCTTTAGGAGATGCAGAATAATTTGTAAGAATATATGATATGGGGTCATGCACTACAGGGTTCATtataaagaaacaaaagcaaaatctCTCCATCGTTTACTGACTAATGCATGTCTGCTTTCACTCGTCTCCAAATAATACTAAATATCCCTTCAATATTTAGACAGATGGACCGAGTCACTGAACGGTGTcttctttcatttatttgttcagtCACTCTCTGAATGCCAGCTGATTCAATTTCAAACAAACATCTTTGTCCGACTATGCTGCAAAACACTATAATGATGAAAAAGCTGCAAAGACAACACCGAACACCTGTACTGCTGTCCGTTTTAATGCAagtgttgctttgttttctccCCAATGCTGGGGAAGTAAACACACTGTGATGATACCACATGCAGCTGTAGATTCACCTGATCCATTCTAGGCTACATTATTTTTAAACCAGAAAATAATTACAAAGCAGGCAGCATCCGGGGGGGTTGGGGGTTGGGGGTGTTAACAAGTGTTTGTTCTGGAGGAAAAGACATGCAATTAGTGATATGTGTGGAAATTCTCTACCTGATAAGTGTTCAGTTAATCTCACAAGAAACTAAATTAAGATCCCGCCACACTTGTGTTGCCATAGCAATTTGTGTAGGAAAGAAAAGCATATGCCAATGCTGCAATTTGCATCTGCAGGGTTACTAAGACACTGAGCCCTCTAAAGAACAGTTGTACACAATAAAGGATATGCAATATTCATACTCAACGCATTTAATGGATGTAAATGACTGATTACTTAAGTGAGGATTGGGTACCAATACAATTGCTCCTCAGATAAAACTGAAGATCCTTGTGCAGATTTTCAtccattatattatattatattatattatattatattataatatattatattatattatattatattatattatattatattatacatatatCATCATATCATATCAGACTCTAGCACCAAATAGcatcaccagcacaagatggcagcgcctattctggcttcatttttgtacagtgggggtaagtggttgttgtccatttttatatacagtctttGAAGAAGACACAGAAGAACATTAGGCTTGCTCTTTTCTGGCTAACCAAAATTCACATTATCTCCAAAATATGTCACCAACCTATCCTATCTGTCCTTTAAAGTCCTTTAATGTTATCACAAGAATAAGAAGGAAGCAAAAATGATAGAAGTTGTTGGGTTTCTTTACAACATTTTAGCACATAGCATATCTCAGTAGCATATCTCAGTACAACAGGCAAGAGAAAAGTTGACTGAAGTTCTGCCGTGTTCCAGGCTTGCTCAATCATTATTGgaccacagagagaaaagagacgGGACTTAGGACGGTTAATTTCAAAGCATAATCGAATCCCTGGAAATCAGTTAtgggttttggttttgttgtgcCACCCCAAAATTTTCAGTGACCCCTCTGGCCACCCCTAAGAAAAGTTTCTTGGGGTGCCACTGCCTAAATCTCCAGCTTTGATGGGGGCAGCTCAGACTCCACTAatggatataaggtttttgcAATCTTTGGCCTTCCTGTCTTCAGCACTACCAAAAAATACTGCAAAGTTGTTTCTGTGACTTGCCAATCACCTTCCCTGCAATTTAGCAATCTTGGAGaacttgttttttgctcttGGCACTCAAGTTGCAGTACCATGCAGTTATGTTATGCTTTTAACCAGACTTTTGTATGCCATCCTAAGTATGTGTTGGCTCACACCAAAGCTCCTCTACTTCCTGGTGAAAAACAAATTGCTGATTGGCTCTCTTAAAAATGCTCTCTGAGCTCTCATTAAAAGTTGGGGTCTGTTCAGTGACAGTCTCTAAGTACGTAAAATGTTCCACTTTTCCTAGGCTGGAGTGTGACATGGAGgatcatatatcatatataaATGTTATCATTACTGATGCAAATCAGTCAGATTGCTCTCTCAACTGTAATCTTTACAAGCAAAAGTATATCTTGCTGTCTCTGAAATCAAACTCTTCCACTTTCCTCTACCACTTTTCTCTCCTTCAGCGTGTTTTTATGGCTTAATGTTAATCCAGAGAACAGTATGGCTCACACTGACAGCCATAAATGCCTGACTGACCCAAGAATTGTTCATCAGAACAAGAAAATAAGTGCACAAGAATTTTTAATATCTTACCCAATGTTATGTCTCTAGTTCCACTTGGCAGTCACCTAATACATTTTCTTCCTTTCAGTTAAATTGCAGTCACtcaaacacaatgattcttactGCTAATTATCCGTGACAGCACTTATAAAGAGGAGAAAGATGTAATTTCAACATGGGCAATTAGTAGAAGAGATTGTAGATGAGGAATAAAAGGAAACTACAGCTTTCTATGGCTGGTACTGTACTCTTATATCACTGAAACAATTACTATGATTCTCCACAGTTcacaaagtaaaaatattatAACAGATATCATAAATGTTACCCTAAACTGTCAATTTAATTCTGTCTCTAGCTGACCTTAATCACCTATATTTAGAGGTGACAATCGATATTGAGTAATTATAATGTTTTCTCTGCTTTCAAAGATGATGAATGAGCAAAACCTCTGATGATATTTGATTGACTCTTGACCTTTacataattcattttaattcatttccCTGCAAATATCAGGGCTGTGTGAATACCACCTTCATTCCCCTGAGCCCAGCCTCAATTTACATTCACACTGTGgatatttgtttaatttttttctgcataGTGATATGACTTGAAATCGTCATACCCTTGTCCTCTAAGAGATGTCATCACACAGAAAGGCTTCCGATTACACCGAGAGGGATTTAAGGCAGTTCCTCAGATCGAACAGTGCTCTGCTCTGAAGTCATCTCTTCTCAGTTGGCCCTTTCACCTCCCACTCAGCTACTTGGTCAATCCGCCCACTTGCAAACTGATACAGAGGTATTGTAGCAGCTAAGATTAAGAAAATGTCTGCCGCACTATGTGCAAGACTCTATATGTGTGTCTCATACAGGAAGCACGGACAAGACGAGACGAGATAGTGTCATCACACTGAGTTGGTGAAGTTGTTAAGGAGATGGACAGTCTGACCTATACACACTTTGTCATACCTTTCATCATGTTCTGGAAAAAGCTGACAAGTGCCTGCTGATGACTTTCTACTCTGCTGATTCTGAGGCACGAGATGGCAGGAACAAACAGTATACAGCAAAGCAAGGGTCAAAATTAATGAACAGTGGGTGAACATCCTTACTGGCCAAGCATGAGAATAAGCAACCACTAATTGTTGGACTGTATTTTAATAATGCAATAGCACAGATTGGTACGGTTCATGTGTGTAACATCTGTGAGGCTGCATCCAGGTAGGCCTACATCTGCTGTTATATTGAGGTACAGCATGCTCTGTGCAAAAAGGTTGTTCTGGGTATAGCACTTTATAAAACAAGGAGCCTGGCCTCTACAAATAGGAAAATGATAATGCTACCTGAGAACcattttgcatgtgttttttttaagttgaatttAGACTTGCGAAGATATTCAAAGTCCAATCATGTCAGGTTTTTGATGCataatctttaattttttttaaacacaataacagcaaaagacaatggtaaaaataaaataagacaagCAAAAAGGTGTTACATTTTGTAAGTAAAGATTTGCTTCTTCAAGTCTACTTGTGATCGCAGATTGTTTTATTACAAGTTTTCAGTTATAGTATTTAGTATAATTCTGTAATAGTTGCCATACATTTccatcaaatatttttttatgtccTTATGGACCTATCCTGGTTAAATAAGGGTAAAAAAAAGCACTTGCtggcagaaacacacagtgactgaaagaGTGACACTGTACTGAAACAGATCTGCTCCTGACTGACATGGATCTATCTTCAGCAGTAACACAAAGCCAATTTTCACTAATTAACACCTCCGTAGTCTCATTTGCATAGACCTTCCATTTTGTTGTGCCTCTCCCAGGGTGTtaacaggtatcagacacttacatTCAATGCTTTTGACCTTTAATagtgagttaggttaatctacattttgccaacaggtaactttaaatataatgtaaaaaGGTGGTATAAGGCTCAGTGGGTTTAAAAAtctgtaacattagaaatgtcgATTTAAAtgcagaagagcttgactcattttgacaaaaggaaattaaaagatggataaattatataagataaaaatgtttgttgCATTTACAACCTCACAATTAAGACTGTTTAATGACTTTATGGcttaatattaataaaactgCAATGAAGATACTTAAAGACTTTTTTAGGACCTGAAGATACCCTTTCTCCAGCTGTCCTTATGTGCCCTAAGCAGAAAAACATCTAAAGGATGTGCAAAACAAATATCAACATCAAGATATTaccaacatactgtactgtactgttgtGGAAGTCTGTTGTGCTGCtaatgttttaaagtttaaTGTTAAAGAAGAACATGTATAAGCAACATGTAAAACCTGCTGAAACCACACAGACATTCTTAGGCAAATGTATGGGTACTTCTTGTTTAGTAACAATAAATTGGAGGAATGAGGACAAAAATAAGCTTTACAGCCTTTGAAATTGCTGCTGAAGGATTTCATTTAACACGTCTTCGTTCTAAATAAAGACCTTGACTGAAAAACTCATGAATCTCAACAGTGAAACATCATAATAAGCAGCTCTGTGGCTCAACAAGTAGCTCCTCAGTTCCAATACATCATCCTAAACTGCACTGTCCGTCTCCATTTCTACTGTAGGTCTGCTTTACTGTCACAACTTGCAGTCTTTTAATTGGATCTCACAATTGTTAGACACATTTTTCGACAGCAGTGATTTTCAGTGCCAGTCACTCACAATCCAAAACTGGGTTACAAAAATGCCAAAGGCTAAACTCCTAAAAGCTTAATTGGTACAGCCGCTACTTTAAAACTGAGAGGAATCTTTTTGCAGGCATCGCAATTTTAACATGGTGATGCATGTCTCTGGAAACAAAGTTTGCAACATATTGACTGCAGTATTGTGATGATACAGTTTGCCCAAAGTCCCAACACAGGCAACTTGTCCAAAGATGTACACAACTAGAAAGAAAGTAGCCTACTgaattttttctttgtctcacaAATATCATTTAAACTACAAGCCTTTGTGCCTTTGCATAatatgcaattttttttttttttaccttgacaAGGTATAAAGGTAAAGTCATAAATATGCAGGGAAAACTGTAGAGTGTCAAGGAAATCTCTTCTCCAAAAATATACTCACGAGTGCCATCAAAATGGTTTGCAATGGTGTCCAGGAAAGTGTTCTGTGGAGCGAGGAGGCCCTTCATCACAGGCATCTTGTACAAGCTTAGGAGACGACTGCAGACTCTCAGACAGCACTTTCCAATAGTTCCTCACCATTCCCCAAAGACGTTCTGAAATAAAACCACGCTGCCTCTCCTTGGGCTCGCTTCTAACTCTTCCACAATGATTTGATGAGAGCACAAGTTGTTCCTATTCTATGCTGTCGAGAGAAAACCATTGACTTGCATCATTTCTTCTTCGGTGCAGAGCTTGAAGGTGTTGCAGTTCTCTAAAGCTTCTCTTTCAGTATTAAGTCAGGTTTCAGCTGCGCATCCCTCCGCTCTCAGCGCAGCTCCTGTACCACAGTGAAGCCTCAGCCTCTCTTCAGTCAGTGTAACTCCACTCACCATGGTTCCTGCCATCTCCCAGTCCCCTGCCtatcgctctctctctctctctctctctccctccctctgtctctcataCAAAAGACTGTACCATCCCCCTTTTCCACACACAGTGAATTTATTAGTTCTATGTCTGTGTCTTTTCTGAAACTACATGATGCTCCTCTGTTGCTCAGGCTGCTCGCCTCAAGTTGTTGATCATtaatgtgtgtacagtatatgtaaCACTGTGAAACAAGAAAAGAGTGTTTGCATGGATATCCTTCAAAACAGAGGACAAGACCTTTTAAGTATCTGTACAAAGAAACTGCCTTCTTTGCTGCTTCTTTATGGACAtatggaggtcagaggtcaggttgGATAAAGAGCAGCATTGGGTGATGATTCACCGTCTAGCTCAATAACACTATAGCACATTAGTGGTAAATGTCTGTCAGCAGCTTGAAGTATCAAACAGCCTGCTGTCTGTATCACCAGCACATTTTCTTTGCTGCCTATActgcacataaacaaacacccacacatacaTAGCCGCTTTAACACACGGAGTACAAGCTttcatgcgcacacacacacacacacacacacacacacacacacacacacacaaacccactgATGGCATTTCTAAATAACAACACGGAGTGGTTCTTTGTATAGCATCCATGCCAATTACTGCCTTTCCTCAAGGTTTCATGTGGAGAGTAAATTTGTTGTGCACAATCACACATCCACTTGGAGCTGACATTTCATTAATGCTTAGGTTATCTACACTTATTCATAGAAAGGTCAAACACACAGCCTGTTAAAATTGATAGAAGTTTTCGtactacaaaaacacttttgttgtAAACTGTCTGGTTGGTTTGTCAGATTTAGAATACTTAAGCAAATATAAGCAGTAATCGGTgcaacctcacggactgcattttttcatctgcgtaatattgcgaaagttaggcctatcctgacacgaaaagatgcagaaaaagtggtccacgcttttgttacctctaggctggattactgtaactctctattatcaggtagctctagtaagtccttaaaaactctccagctaattcagaatgcagcagcacgtgtactaacaggaactaagaaacgagatcatatttctcctgttttagcttcgctgcactggctccctgtaaaatccagaattgaatttaaaatcctactgttaaNNNNNNNNNNNNNNNNNNNNNNNNNNNNNNNNNNNNNNNNNNNNNNNNNNNNNNNNNNNNNNNNNNNNNNNNNNNNNNNNNNNNNNNNNNNNNNNNNNNNNNNNNNNNNNNNNNNNNNNNNNNNNNNNNNNNNNNNNNNNNNNNNNNNNNNNNNNNNNNNNNNNNNNNNNNNNNNNNNNNNNNNNNNNNNNNNNNNNNNNNNNNNNNNNNNNNNNNNNNNNNNNNNNNNNNNNNNNNNNNNNNNNNNNNNNNNNNNNNNNNNNNNNNNNNNNNNNNNNNNNNNNNNNNNNNNNNNNNNNNNNNNNNNNNNNNNNNNNNNNNNNNNNNNNNNNNNNNNNNNNNNNNNNNNNNNNNNNNNNNNNNNNNNNNNNNNNNNNNNNNNNNNNNNNNNNNNNNNNNNNNNNNNNNNNNNNNNNNNNNNNNNNNNNNNNNNNNNNNNNNNNNNNNNNNNNNNNNNNNNNNNNNNNNNNNNNNNNNNNNNNNNNNNNNNNNNNNNNNNNNNNNNNNNNNNNNNNNNNNNNNNNNNNNNNNNNNNNNNNNNNNNNNNNNNNNNNNNNNNNNNNNNNNNNNNNNNNNNNNNNNNNNNNNNNNNNNNNNNNNNNNNNNNNNNNNNNNNNNNNNNNNNNNNNNNNNNNNNNNNNNNNNNNNNNNNNNNNNNNNNNNNNNNNNNNNNNccgttaaagggtttttttggggagtttttccttatctgctgcgagggtcataaggacagagggatgttgtatgctgtaaagccctgtgaggcaaattgtgatttgtgatattgggctttataaataaaattgattgattgattgattgaaaatggCTGCTTGATGTAACATGTTCCTCAGCTGCAGTTCTCATGTGGCTTATATGTGTTAGCATAGTTTACCGTTAGCTAAAGAGTCCTTCGTAAGCTTTCTCCTGATTGTGTTGTTATATTACATATAGAGAGATTATTTTTTGCATATATTAATATTCGTACATAGTagttaaatgtttattttcacctttgtttttcttgcttcaACTGTAAGTCTATTTCTATGAATAAACATCGAGGACACAAAGTCAGTTCCGTGTCTGTGTACGTACTGACTTGGCCATTAAAGCTAAATTTGATTTTGGTTGAGCAACTCAATTCACGAGCATTTCCACAACAGCTACAGTAATTCCAGcttcttattatttttctatAATGCTCCTATATCACAAAAGGTTGACTGCTGGTAAAATGATCAGAAAATGATTTACCTGTGGATAGAAAAAACCCATTCAGCATAATAAAGCACCCCTcagcaaaaacacactgagCACAAGCAGAGGCCTTAACAATGGTCAGTTCAATTCAAAAAGCAGATCTGAAATATGCAGGTGTTATTATGACATCTGAGAGAAACTTTATTTAGTAATACAAACTatgctttatttaaaaagaaatacactGTAGGATAAAAAGTAAATCGTTAAATACTGGGATGAGAggatgtgaaaaaaatgttttctgaggAATATCTACAGTCTGAATGGTAATATTCTTACTGTAGTATTGAACCACCGAGATTATCCATGTAAGGCTTAAACAAAAATCATTCATTCAGCATgtgtaaatacaaacacactgctgtgcTGATAGATCAGTGCTACAGTACCACACACAGGTCAGAGCAAACGGACGTGATGGTGGAATAATTCTACATATCTTTGCCTTTATACAGCATGCACAAGGCATCCTATTATCTCTATCACTATCCTTCTCACTTTTTATCATATCAGCACCATCTTGTGTTCTACTTTATTCCCACACTGTGATGGACTCCTACTGTATGACCAAGCTGTACTAGATTGAAATAGAAGTCTAGAGTTGCTGGGCTTTGATTCAGTGTGAGGGACTGTACAAACATTATGTATAGGTTTTAAGGAGAGCAGAGCTCCAGAAAAATGATATCAGTGCAAGTAGATTTTGACAAAAGTCAAAAGAGAGACAGCAAAAAGGTTGCAAGATGCCAAAAAAACCTTCTGAAAATTCCTGTGCAGCATTATCCAAGTATCTTGTATTCATCACAAACACAACTATTTTGCTAAACTACTGATAAGCAAAGCATTTCCAAGGAATAATCTAATCATCGGTGCTAGACGGCCTTTTTTTCCGCTGATTCAGCATTTTGAATCAGCcccagcacagcacagcacagagcCCGTCAGCAAATGCAATCAGTTTGATTGGCAGTTTAGCTCAGCACATGAGATTTTTACTGGCACATGGTAGATACGCTCTGTTCTTTCAatattggattgtgttgttaatgtgcttactggctaactagtgtcaagAAGGTCTTCTGGatttcctttttgaatgacgatcACAGATGAtcactgtctgctggtgtggaggaATATGTCCTCTAAGGTGCAGAACATACGCGCTTATTGGCTattggtttggtgtgttcatgtgcaactttttggccaagccATGGCAACTGGAGATGACCCTCTTGTCCTACAAcatcggtttggtgtgtcttggTTTGGAGGAAACAAATATTAAGGgggaaacaaacactgtgactttgagatggagatggagaggcCTTTCATGCAAGCACACAAAGGGTGGGAGCAGAAAATTTtaacaataatacattttttacaaTATAAGGAGGTTCTGATGATGCTGAAGACCTTATTGACACTTTAGGTTGTCTTGTTAGCACCTGCTTCCTCACACTTCACCACTGCAATGAATCAAAACAATACCAGGCCAGGCAAGCCTAGGTGAGCTGGGACACTGAGGTACAGTATGCTACTGCCAACCACAACATATACAGTCAGTCAGAGTGCTAAAATAGTTACAAATGCTCACACTTAGATGGACACTCTGATAATAAGTGTTTATCAATATATAATTTTCTAAAAAACTATCCTACAGATAGAGCAAATAAAAactttgtgttggtgtgtgtaatAAGGCATAAAAACAAGCAGCTTATCATTTAAGTCAAAGCAAATATTgggagacagacacaaacaatcTCTAAGGTATACAGCCTTACACCTCCTCAGGAAACCCAAACAAATGGAGACTGTCCTCCCTGATCTCAGCTTCAAACCTCAGAGCAGTCCAGCAGTCATCAGTGGCCTAACAGTGGCCACAGCAACCTTGGCTCTTGGCCACGTAAAGATCTGTTAGTTTGACAAGCTTTAGCTGCATCTTGCACCAACATCTTTGCTTCATAGCTCCTATTTTTCTGCCCCAcacattctttttttctgctccttTCTTCAATATTTAATAATGTTTACCACAAAAACTTTACACAGGTGGAAACTATGGACGTATTAAGAGACAATCTAGTACAGCTTGCTCATAGAGAGTAAGTCCGTCACAGTGTGGGAATAAAGTAGAACACAAGATGGTGCTGATATGATAAAAAGTGAGGAGGATAGTGATAGAGATGATAGACTATCCAATAGGATGCCTTGTGTGTGTAAAGATAAAGATATATGTAAAATCGTTTGCTCTGACGTGTTTGATAGCACGGATCTATCAGCAAAAAAAGAGTGTTTGTATTTACACTTGCTGAATTAATGATCGTTGTTTAAGACTTCCATGTGTGACCCGCCCAACTGGAGGATAAGGCACTGTTAAACCCTTAACGTGGGTCCCCCCAAGACCTATTGTCACCTACAGGTcaacacacagatacatttaAAGAAAGTTAGGCCAAGACATGGCATCAAGCGCAAttgtacaaaaaatattttttaaaaaatgtatgtaaaataataattttaatataaaactgaataaaatgaAGAAGCAGATACTCAGATTTAAAACATCAATATTGTGGTCTCAAATATGCTATGCTAGTTCTAGcgactgaaattaaaaaagagatAATTAATCtacaaaggaaaataaaaaggttTTAATTTGGACTAATTTTATCCAATTCTACTTCACCACGTGCTCCCCTCAGGCCATGAgctcacacaaatacacactcactgcaAACGAACACACCTAAGTGTCGTGGGATACTTATCTGCATGCAGGTGACCAGCCAAGGCAACAGTACAGCCTGGATGTtattactaaataaatgagcacAGAAACAGCAGTGAAACATCCAGGGTCTAGGGTTTGTGAAGCAGCAGTGACCGGCCAGGTAAAAATGGCTTGGCAGGGGCTATGTGGGTGTAAAAGGGAGCATTATTGGAATCACCCTGCTACACATGGATGATCACTTTTTAATGCAAGAACATTGCAGTAAGATTATCACTATTCATACTGTAAGTAAGAAACTCTTCATGGTGAAGATGAATACACCAATCAGATTTCAACAAAAATGAGGATCAGTCCAAAGTGAGATGGGCGCTTGTATCCTCCCTCAGTGTTAATAGTCATAGATTGGTGCTGTCTGACAGACAATGTTCCATTCTATGCTGTCTGTGGCTATGAAGGGCAGTTGAGAGAATTTTTTCTGCCAGAAATGGAtctcttggttaaggttagaaaCAAAgttgtggtttgggttaaaaggAATGGATTTCTGTTAAAAGGGCTTTCTGGGAAAAAGCCTACAAAGACAGCTTCTCCTAAGGGCCTGTGAAGGCCAAGCAGCAGGTTGGACTATGGACCATACACAGACGAGGACCATAACCACTGacatcagaaataaaaaaattacctGACAGTTTGGCCTGGAATGAACCAGCTGTTCAGGGGTCTTCCCGAATTTCCTGATAGTCAATACTATAGTGAATACTATatagaatttatattattgttggATGAACTATTCTTTTAATGTGTTAAtggaaaaacaatattttacatAACACAATTTGAACATTAGAAGTGGACTTTTTAGCAACTGCCAGATTTATGGAAAAATAATTATATGTTCTTTAGAAGGAAAGTTTAATCCCAACTAGCTACTGAGATCCATGTCACAGTTTctcaaaacagacagaaaataacGCCCTGGTACACAGACATGATAGCTGTCCACTGCATATGGTCCGTAGTGCACCACACAAAacagttaatttttttaagtaaCTGTTCTGATGTAACcaactattcttttttttcagtaaatcaTGCATcgacaaataaaatataatataaatatatataagttattttatttcctctgtcaTGAAGTTGTTATTCTACAAGATTTTGAAGTTATCTGAACTGCAGCCTTTTTGTTAGATAAAGAAATTGTATAAAAAATAGAATTATAATAAGTGACATGATTCTCATTTCATGGTTAATACAACATAAGCTTTAACCATAATAGAATAATTACTGCATTTTAATCTTGTCAAATATTTCGATGATACGAGCTTGCTGACAGATTTTGAACACTTTCGTCATAGAAAATGTAAGAAATATTGAGTTCTGACCCTCGAAACCCACACAAGaagaataattaaaaacatgtcAGCTTTAGATTTTTTATTACACCACAATGCTTTTTACAAAATTACACATTGTCCTAATGTCATCTGATAAGCCAGTACACAGAGCATCACATTCATAAAGgcacaatgaaaaacaaaatcacaaaattaTTTCTACATGAGCAAATAACACACATTTTGTGTAATAATGGTAACCAAATAGGTGTTATTTTTTCACTTAGATTTTAACAGAGTCTTTTGTTTATACCATGAGGTATTTAGTTTAAAACGGGCAGTGGCGTCGTGAAGGTTCTTGACTGAGTCATCCAGTCTATGTACTGCTCTCTACCCATCTCTTCAGTCCTCTTGCCCATTGTCAGGATCCCTGCTGCTTGGTTCCTGGAGCCTTGGAGGAGCTGGTGGAGTCGGCTCTGCAAGCGATCATCTTCTCTCCGTTTACCCAGGGTGAGAATGCCAGCAGCAGCGTCTCCTGTGAGTGTTCCCCCCAGATTTTTGCTGCCAGAGCGACAAAGCAACACATGGAGGCGACAATTGCGAGGTGGTTGTCTGCAGCACTCAGACACGCTGTGAGCATCACAGGCCAGTtgagacagcagcaacatcaaAACCAGCACCAGGACTTTCTGCTGGGCAAAAGAGATTCGTTTACACCCAAATGAATTGATACAAGAGctcatagtttaaaaaaaagtacagtgaATATGAGTCACTGAATTTCCAACAAGTGGATGCTGACATTGATTCATATACAAAATAAACCCCTAACCTCTGGTCAAAGATACATAGAGTATCACCACGAGCAACTGTTAGGATAATCCATACATAAAGGATAAGTG from Epinephelus moara isolate mb chromosome 18, YSFRI_EMoa_1.0, whole genome shotgun sequence harbors:
- the hcrt gene encoding orexin, whose translation is MASLHTSQKMPWVPTNLQTAAGKDMSNRKVLVLVLMLLLSQLACDAHSVSECCRQPPRNCRLHVLLCRSGSKNLGGTLTGDAAAGILTLGKRREDDRLQSRLHQLLQGSRNQAAGILTMGKRTEEMGREQYIDWMTQSRTFTTPLPVLN